Below is a window of Mycobacterium dioxanotrophicus DNA.
TCGGGCGGTCTGGGCGGCACCGCCAACCAGCAGATGTTGTGGACTCTGGTGGGAGTCGCGGTTTTCGCCGTGGTGGTCATCTTTCTGCACGATCACCGCATGCTGGCCCGCTACGGCTACGTCTGCGGCCTGACAGGCCTTGTGCTGCTGGTGATTCCGGCGATCCTGCCGGCCAAGTACTCCGAGCAGTACGGCGCCAAGATCTGGATTCAGTTCCCCGGCTTCTCGATTCAGCCGGCCGAGTTCTCCAAGATCCTGCTGCTCATATTCTTCGCCGCCGTGCTGGTGGCCAAGCGCGAATTGTTCACCAGCGCAGGCAAGCACGTCCTCGGCATGGATCTCCCCCGGCCGCGCGACCTGGCCCCGCTGTTGCTGGCCTGGATCGCCTCGGTCGGCGTGATGGTCTTCGAAAAGGACTTGGGCGCTTCGCTTCTGCTGTATGCGTCGTTCCTGGCGCTGCTCTACATCGCCACCGAACGCCTCAGCTGGGTGGTGATCGGGCTCGCCCTGTTCGCCGCGGGAAGCGTTGTGGCGTATCACATTTTCGGCCACGTGCGAGTGCGCGTGCAGAACTGGTGGGATCCGTTCGCCGATCCCGACGGCGCCGGCTACCAAATGGTGCAGTCGCTGTTCAGCTTCGCCACCGGTGGCATCTTCGGCACCGGACTCGGCAACGGTCAGCCCGGCACGGTTCCGGAGGCCTCGACCGACTTCATCATCTCCGCGATCGGTGAGGAGCTCGGCCTGGTGGGGCTCGCCGGCGTGCTGATGCTCTACACGATCCTGATCATCCGCGGCATGCGCACGGCCATCGCCGTGCGCGACAGCTTCGGCAAGTTGCTCGCAGGTGGGTTGTCCTCGACGCTGGCGATCCAGTTGTTCATCGTCGTCGGCGGCGTCACCAAGCTCATTCCCGAGAGCGGCCTGACCACGCCGTGGATGTCCTACGGCGGCTCGTCGCTGTTGGCCAACTATGTGCTGCTGGCCATCCTCGTGCGCATCTCGCACGGCGCCCGACGGCCGATCACCACCACCCGGCAGCCCAACGCCACCCCGATCGCCGCGGCCAAAACCGAGGTGATCGAGAAGGTATGAACACCTCGCTGCGCCGTGTTGCCGTCACGATCATGGTGCTGATCGTGCTGTTGTTGGCCAACGCCACCCTGACCCAGGTCTTCACGGCCGACGGGCTGCGCGCCGATCCCCGCAACCAGCGTGTGCTGCTCGACGAGTACTCGCGCCAGCGCGGGCAGATCACCGCCGGGGGACAGCTGCTGGCTTACTCGGTGTCCACCGACAACCGGTTCCGCTTCCTGCGGGTGTACCCCAACCCGCTGGTCTACGCGCCGGTCACCGGTTTCTACTCGCTGGGCTACTCGAGCACCGGGCTGGAGCGCGCCGAGGACACCATCCTCAACGGTTCCGACGAGCGCCTCTTCGGCCGCCGACTCGCCGACTTCTTCACCGGCCGCAACCCGCGCGGCGGCAACGTCGACACGACCATCAAGCCGCAGGTCCAGCAGGCGGCCTGGGACGCCATGCAGAACGGCTGCGACAACGGCCCGTGCAAGGGCTCTGTCGTGGCGCTGGAGCCCTCTACCGGCAAGATCCTGGCCATGGTGTCGTCGCCGTCCTACGACCCCAACCTGCTGGCGTCGCACGACCTGAACGCGCAAGCCGCGGCCTGGGAGAAGCTGCGCGACGACCCGGCCTCACCGCTGCTCAACCGGGCCATCTCCGAAACCTATCCGCCGGGCTCCACGTTCAAGGTCATCACCACCGCGGCGGCCCTGCAGGCCGGTGCCACCCCGGACACCCAGCTGACCTCGGCAGCGCGCACCAACCTGCCGGACAGCACCGCGACGCTGGAGAACTTCGGCGGCGCCCAATGCGGTCCCGGCGCGACGGTGTCGCTGCGCGAGGCGTTCGCCAAGTCCTGCAACACCGCGTTCGTGCAGCTGGGCATCGACACCGGCACCGACAAACTCAAGAGCACCGCGCAGGCGTTCGGCCTGGACACCTCACCGCCGGCCATCCCGCTGCAGGTCGCCGAATCCACCGTCGGACCCATCGACGACGGCGCGGCACTGGGCATGTCCAGCATCGGGCAGCGCGACGTGGCACTGACCCCGCTGCAGAACGCTGTGGTGGCCGCGACCATCGCCAACGGCGGTGTCGCCATGCGCCCCTACCTGGTGGATAGCCTGAAGGGACCCGACCTGGCCACCATCAGCACCACTGCCCCCGCCCAAGAGCGCCGGGCGGTGTCACCGCAGGTCGCCGCTACACTTACGAACTTGATGGTCGGCGCCGAGCAGGTGACGCAGCAGAAGGGAGCCATCGCCGGCGTGCAGATCGCTTCGAAGACCGGTACGGCAGAGCACGGGACTGACCCCCGTAACACTCCGCCGCATGCCTGGTACATCGCCTTTGCACCGGCCACGGACCCCAAGGTCGCGGTCGCGGTGCTGGTCGAGGATGGCGGGGACCGGTTGTCGGCCACCGGCGGCGCACTGGCCGCCCCGATCGGACGTGCCACCATTGCGGCGGCCCTGCGGGAGGGATCATGAGTGACGCTTGCGGGCGGATCGTGAGTTCGCGCGAGCGGATCATCGGTTCGGCATGCGTCAACCGAGTCTGGGAGGTGCACGCATGAGCCCGCGGGTCGGCGTCACGCTGTCGGGCCGGTACCGGCTGCAGCGGCTCATCGCCACCGGCGGTATGGGCCAGGTGTGGGAGGCCGTCGACTCCAGGCTGGGACGCCGGGTCGCGGTCAAAGTGCTCAAGGCCGAGTTCTCGACGGATGCGGAGTTCGTCGAACGCTTCCGCGCCGAGGCTCGCACCGTGGCCATGCTGAACCACCCCGGCATCGCCAGCGTGTACGACTACGGCGAGACAGAGCTGGACGGCGAGGGCCGCACCGCGTATCTGGTGATGGAACTCATCAACGGCGAACCACTGAACTCCGTGCTCAAACGCACCGGCCGACTGTCGTTGCGGCACGCCCTGGACATGCTCGAGCAGACCGGGCGTGCGCTGCAGGTCGCCCACACCGCGGGCCTGGTCCACCGCGACGTCAAACCGGGCAACATCCTGATCACCCCGACCGGACAGGTGAAGCTCACCGACTTCGGTATCGCCAAGGCGGTCGACGCCGCACCCGTCACGCAGACCGGCATGGTGATGGGCACCGCCCAGTACATCGCCCCCGAGCAGGCGTTGGGGCACGACGCCACGGCCGCCAGCGACGTGTACTCACTCGGTGTCGTCGGCTACGAGTCGGTGTCGGGCAAGCGCCCGTTCACCGGTGACGGTGCCCTGACGGTGGCGATGAAGCACATCAAGGAGACGCCGCCGCCGCTGCCCGCCGATCTGCCGCCCAACGTGCGCGAGCTGATCGAGATCACGCTGGTGAAGAACCCGGGCATGCGTTACAAGTCCGGCGGCCCGTTCGCCGACGCCGTCGCCGCCGTGCGCTCCGGCCGGCGCCCACCCCGGCCCAACCAGGCCCCGACGCTGGGCCGCGCCGCACCTGCTGCCGTGCCGTCGGCTGCACAGGCCCGCGCCGCGGCGGATATGACCGGGCGGGCCCCGGCGACCGCTGCGCGACCTCGTACCAACACCGGCACCCATCGACCGGCGCCGGCGCGGCGGACGTTCTCGTCCGGCCAGCGGGCCCTGCTGTGGGCTGCCGGCGTGCTCGGTGCGCTGGCGATCGTGATCGCGATCCTCATCGTGCTCAACGCACAGGACCGCAAAGAACAACAGTCGCCGCCGCCCACGGTCACCAACACGGTGACGCAGACGACGCCCTTCCAGTCGCCCGCAGCGCTGCCGGCGATCGTGCCGCAGCAATCTGCTGCCCCGGAACAGATACTGCAATGACGACCCCTCAGCACCTTTCCGACCGATACGAACTCGGTGAGATCCTCGGCTTCGGCGGCATGTCCGAAGTCCATCTGGCCCGCGACCAGCGCCTGCACCGTGACGTCGCGGTCAAGGTGCTGCGCGCGGACCTGGCGCGCGACCCCAGCTTCTACCTGCGTTTCCGCCGCGAGGCACAGAACGCCGCGGCGCTGAACCATCCGGCCATCGTCGCGGTCTACGACACCGGTGAGGCCGAGACGCCCAACGGGCCGCTGCCCTACATCGTGATGGAGTACGTCGACGGCGTCACACTGCGCGACATCGTCCACAACGACGGGCCGATCCCGCCGCGGCGCGCCATCGAGATCATCGCCGATGCCTGCCAGGCGCTGAACTTCAGCCACCAGCACGGCATCATCCACCGCGACGTCAAGCCGGCCAACATCATGATCAGCAAGAACAACGCTGTGAAGGTGATGGACTTCGGCATCGCCCGCGCGTTGGCCGACGTCAACAGCGTCACGCAGACCGCCGCGGTCATCGGCACCGCCCAGTACCTGTCGCCCGAGCAGGCGCGCGGCGAGTCGGTCGACGCGCGCTCCGACGTGTACTCGCTCGGTTGCGTGTTGTACGAAATCCTCACGGGGGAGCCACCTTTCATCGGTGATTCACCTGTCGCGGTGGCCTATCAGCACGTCCGCGAGGATCCGGTGCCGCCGTCGACGCGGCATCCGGGCATCCCGCCCGAACTCGACGCCGTGGTGCTCAAGGCACTGGCCAAGAATCCCGACAACCGGTACCAGTCGGCGGCGGAGATGCGTGCCGACCTGGTGCGGGTGCACAGCGGTGAGGCGCCGGACGCGCCCAAGGTGCTCACCGACGCCGAACGCACGTCGATGATGACGCAGTCCGGCCCGATGTCGTTCAGCGCGCCGACCGAGCACATGCCCGCACCGATCCAACCCACGGCTGCCGGCCGGGACCGCAACGCCTCGATCGGCCGCTGGCTCATCGCGGTGGCCGTGCTCGCCGTGCTCACGGTGGTGGTGACGGTGGCGATCAACATGATCGGCGACCGCCCCCGCGACGTGCAGGTGCCGGATGTGACGGGCCAGACGGCCGACGACGCGGTGGCTGCGCTGCAGAACCGCGGCTTCCGGACCCACATCGACCGTCAGCCGGACAACACGGTTCCGCCCGAAAAGGTCATCAACACCGATCCGGCGGCCAACGCACAGGCGAGCGCGGGCGATGACGTCGCCATCGTCGTCTCGACCGGGCCGCAGCAGGCGCTGGTGCCGGATGTGACGGGTCTGAGCCCGGCGCAGGCCCGGGACAAGCTCAAAAAGGCCGGCTTCACGAAGACCAAGGAGACGCCCAGCGCATCGACGCCGGAGCAGAAGGACAAGGTCATCGCGACGGTCCCGCCCGCCAACCAGACGGCGGCGATCACCAACGAGATCACCATCGCGGTGGGTTCGGGTCCGGGTAGCAAGCTTGTGCCCGACTGCGCCGGCCAGAGCCCAGAAGTGTGCAAGCAGATCCTCAACGCCGCCGGTTTCCCCAACACGGTGCCGGTCGATGTCGACAGTCCGCAGCCCAAGGGCCAGGTGATCGGTGTCGAGCCCGCCGCCGGGCAGAACGTGCCGGTGGACACCCTGATCCAGATGCGGGTGTCCCGCGGCAATCAATTCATCATGCCCGACGTGCGCGGGGGATTCTGGACCGACGTGGAGGCCAACCTGCGTAACGCATACGGCTGGACCGGGAACCTCAACCGCGCGCCCGACGTGTCCAACAGCGGTCAGCGGACCAATGCGGTGGTGACACAGAGCCCGTCGCCGGGGACCCCGGTGAACTTCGGGGACCCGATCACACTGGCGTTCGCGTCGTAGCGGCGGCGACCGCGCGGGCGACCTCGTCCTCGAGCTGACGCACGAGGTTCTCGTCCGGCGGGAATCCACAGATGCCGAGCCAGTTGGCCAGCATCCGGTGGCCGCCCTCGGTGAGGATCGATTCGGGGTGAAACTGCACGCCGTGGATCGGGAGCTCGCGGTGGCGGACGGCCATGATGACGCCGCTGTCGGTCTGCCCGAGCACCTCGAGTTCGGGAGGCACGCTGTCGGGCAGGATCGTCAGCGAGTGGTACCGGGTGGCCGTGAACGGATCCGGAAGTCCTTGCAGCACACCGGCATCGGCGTGGTGGACCACGCTGGTCTTACCGTGCAGCAGTTCGGGTGCCCGGTCGACGGTGCCGCCGAACGCGACACCGATGGCCTGATGCCCCAGGCACACGCCCAGCAGGGGAGTACCGGCCTCGGCGCACGCCCGGACCAGCGGAATCGAGGCGCCTGCACGTTCCGGCGTGCCGGGACCGGGGCTCAGCAGCACCCCGTCGAAGTCCTGTGCGGCCTTCGCGATGTCGGCCTCGCCGGCCAGCCGCGTGTCGTCGTTACGCCAGACCTGCGCGTGCACCCCGAGCTGGCCCAGGTACTGGACCAGGTTGAACACGAAACTGTCGTAATTGTCGACGACCAGAACCTGCATCGGCCCAGGTTACCGGCTCAGTAGCCGATCGGGCCCGCCGGCTGGGCATACCGCATCCGCACCGGCCCGGTGTGCCCCACGAGGTCGACCTGGGCCCGGGGTTCCTCGGTGTAGCCCAGGCCGAAGCGCACCACGTATTGCTTGTACAGCGTGACCAGTGGGGCGGCGGCGAGCGCGGCCTGCATGGCGCCGGCATCGCCGATCGCGGTGATCACATACGGCGGGCTGTAGGTGCGGCCGTTGAGCAGGAGTGTGTTGCCGACGCACCGCGGCGCCGAGCCGGGCATGATCCGCTGGTCCTGCATCTGGACACCTTCTGCACCTGCACTCCACAGCGCGTTGAGCACGGCCTGGATGTCCTGCTGATGGACCACGAGGTCGTCGGGCGAGGCGTCGCGCGGGAATCGGCCCTGGGCGTCGCGCTGAGCATCGTTGAGCGTCACCACCAGCCCGGGACCGCGCATGGGGGTGACGTCGGCTTGGGCGGCCAACGCGTCGGCGCGTTCGGTGATGGCGGCCAGCGCGGCATGTGAACCGGGCGTTCCGCCGTGATGGCTGTCGACCTGGCCTGCCAAGGCGTCGCGTTGCACGGTGAGCCGCTCGACCGACTGCTGGGCCTCACGTACCAGGTCGACGAGGCGGGGAGCGTCGCTACGACGGATCTCACCGCCCCCGGAGACGCCGTGGGTGGCGGCCAGCAGCAGACCGGCCAGCAGGCACACCACCGGCACGCCGAAGCGCCACCGAGATCGGTCCGGTCGGTCCATCGGTTTATCTCCTGGACGTGCAGCTACGTTAGTGTCGTGAAGCATCCTGCTCCATCGTCGCACCGTGTGACGCCGACTGTCCGTGAAGGTACCCATGCCCAAGTCCAAAGTCCGTAAGAAGAACGACTTCACCATCAAGCCGGTGAGCCGGACACCGGTCAAGGTCAAGGCCGGACCGTCCAGCGTTTGGTTCGTGGCCCTGTTCATCGGACTGATGTTGTTCGGTCTGATCTGGCTGCTGGTGTTCCAGCTCGCTGCCACCAATCCGATCGACACCCCGTCGTTCCTGCGTTGGATGGCCGACCTCGGTCCGTGGAACTACGCGATCGCGTTTGCTTTCATGATCACCGGTCTGTTGCTCACGATGCGCTGGCACTGAGCTGTGCCGACCTGATAATGAATTCATCTTACGATCCGAGGGTTACGGACTCAGCAACGTTGCGGCCGCCCAATCACACCGTTGTGATTCATCCCCATTGTGGATAGCACTTGTGGATAACTTCATTAGCCACGGTAAGAGGGTGTGAAGAACCCGTGCAGCAAACGCAGTGGAGCCCGCCGACGTTGGGAATCGCAGCTTGCGGCATAGCCGGACTTATGATGGCTGCAGCGGCTGTGACCGTCATCACAGATTCCCCGGGACGTGTTCTGGCCGGCATTGCCGGGGTGGGATTGCTCACGTTTGCAAGCTTCTCGTTGCGCGCACGACCAAAACTGGCAATCACCGGTGAAGGCTTGGCCATCGGTGGCTGGTTGCGCACCCGAACACTTCGCCGCAATGAGATCAGGTCGATCCGCATCACGGAGTTCCGGCGGATCGGGCGGAAGGTCCGACTGCTCGAGGTCGACACCGTCGATGACCGGCTCGTCGTCTTCACCCGGTGGGACCTGGGAACCGACCCTCTCGACGTGCTCGACGCCCTCAAAGCCGCCGGCTACTGATCTGCCCCCACACACGACGCGACGCCCCCGCGTACGAGGGCGTCGCGTCGTGTGGCGGACGTTAAAAGGTCAGGACACGGTGACCGACTCGATCACGACCGGCTCGGTCGGACGGTCGCCGCGATCGGTCGCGGTGGTGGCGATCGCATCGACCACCTTCTGCGACTCCGGATCGACAACCTCACCGAAGATGGTGTGCCTGCGGTTCAGGTGCGGCGTCTTGCCGACCGTGATGAAGAACTGGGAGCCGTTGGTGCCGGGCCCGGCGTTGGCCATGGCCAGCAGGTAGGGCTTGTCGAACTGCAGTTCCGGGTGGAACTCGTCGGCGAACTGGTAGCCCGGGCCGCCGCGGCCGGTGCCCGTCGGGTCGCCGCCCTGGATCATGAAGCCGTCGATGACGCGGTGGAAAACGGCCCCGTCGTAGAACGGACCGGACGTGCCACCCGAGGCGTTCTCGGTGCTGTAGTCCTTGGTGCCCTGCGCCAACCCGACAAAGTTGGCCACGGTCTTGGGAGCGTGGTTTCCGAACAGTGCGATCTTGATGTCACCGCGGTTGGTGTGCAGTGTCGCCGTCGCGGTCTGAATAGGACTCGTCACGGGGCATGAGTCTGCCACTACGGTCCTCGACGCCAACCGGCACCCGCCAGTTACCCACTCGAACGCCGTCGGGATGGCAGTCTGGGGAGCAGCTTTCCCACGGCGGCAGAAAGGTGCGAGATGACCGCGACGACCGATGACCGGCTGGCTCCCAACCAACGACTGGCCCGCGGCCTGAAGTACACCGCGGTGGGCCCCGTGGACATCTCCCGGGGCGTGGCGGGGTTGAGCATGCAGGCGGCCGCGGCGGCCGGTGCGAGCGCCCGCAGGCGTTACCAGGACGGCCAGTTGCGCCGCCAGCTGGCCGCTGTGGCCGAGAAGCTGGAGGCACTGCCGGACGTTCTGCCCGACCTGCTCGCCGATGTGGCGCCGGCCAAGCCCAAGCACCGCCGTCGTCCGTGGCTCATCGCCGCGGTGGCTGCCGCCGTGCTGGCCGGGGGAGCGGTGGCCTTCTCCGTCGTGCGTCGCACCAAGCGGCCCGAGCCACCCGCCACGCTGCCCCCGAGCGTCGACGTCGCGCCCAAGCCGTAGCGGCGAGGTCCATTCGCCCAATTCGACGAAACGGTCGTCAGCGTGCGGCTTTCACGACCGTTTCGTCGAATTCGCGATGGTCAGGCCCGCTCGATAACCGCCTTGATCGCCGCGAGGGTCACGGGGATACCGGACAATGCGGCGTCACTGCGCGCTGCGATCTGAGCGTCGGCGTCGACACCGTAGCGCTCCCGGAAGCCGGCAAGGCCCCGCGGCAGGAACACCCAGGACTGGGTCAGCCGGGTGCCGCCGTCCTCGGGGGCCATCGCATAACCCCAGCGCACCCAGCCGTCGTTGACCTCCCACGCGAACTCGCGTCCGGGTTCGGCCACTACCACCTGGCTGCGGGTCTGCCACTCCCGTTCCGGTGTGACGTTGCGGCCCGTGAACCAGGCGCCGACTTTCGGTCCGGAGCCTTCGTCCCACCAGCATTCCTTGCACACCGGACTCCACTCGCCGGTGCGAGTCACGTCGGAGACAACGGTGTAGACGTCTTCCGGCGAGGCCGAGACGTGGACTGAGTCAGTGAATTCCAATGGCGGCACCATCGGATTATCCGTGCCGTCGTCACCCGCGCCGCGGTTGGGGTTGGTGCAGATCGTGCCCTCGCACGGGACCACAGACCCGTCACCGTTCGGATTCGGCATCACCGCACCACCGTTGTCCGCAGGATCGTCACCCGCACCGTGATTGGGGTTCGTGCAGATGGTCCCCTCACACGGCACCACAGACCCGTCCCCGTTCGGATTCGGCATCACCGCACCACCGTTGTCCGCAGGATCGTCACCCGCACCGTGATTGGGGTTCGTGCAGATCGTGCCCTCACACGGCACCATCGAGCCGTCCCCGTTCGGATTCGGCATCACCGCACCGCGATTGCCGGCAGGATCGTCGCCCGCACCGTGATTCGGATTCGTGCAGATCGTGCCCTCACACGGCACCATCGAGCCGTCCCCGTTCGGGTTGGGCATCATCGGGACCGCCGAGCCCGGCGCGGCCGGGGCGGTGCGTTGGGTGGGGGCGGCAGGTGCGGCGGGCTTCGCGCTGGACGACGATGTCGCCGGGCTGGTGCTTGTCGGCGCCTGTTCGGTGGTCTGACTCCCGCACGCGGCCGCGCTGCACACCACAAGCGCGGCCAGGGCTGTGACAATTCTCTGGCTGTAGCTCATATGAGCCGACCCTAGCAACGTCCTCACCAATTTCTGGGAGGTTGCTGAAGACGTTCCAGCGCAAATGATTTCGCGACTGACGAATGAAAGGTTGTGTCAGCAACCGCGGTCTTCCCGTGACAATCCAGACCATCGCCGCAGGCCACACCGGCTGCGAACCGAACGAAATTGCTCGTCGTCGTTGATTGCGTCCGTGAACTGGAGCGTGAAAACCAACGTCTCCGTGACGAAAACGCGGCGCTCCGCGGCGAAGTCCTTGAACTACGGCGAAGCACTCGTCGCCGCAACACAACGTGACCGGCAGGAATTCTCGGGCCAAGAAGCCCAGACCGAATCGCGCGCGGCCGCATCGGAGCGCCTTCGCCTTCATAACGCGCACCCGGTGAGAGCGACCTTGCCGGCGCGCCCGCCTCTGTGGAGAACCCACTACGCACGTCCAGCGACGGGATCGATCTTCCTAGCGGCGCACAGCGGTCACGTCAGCCGGCACACACGATCCGCAAGATTTGAGCCAGGAGCAACCCGTACGCGCAGCGACGAGACATACACTCACTTTTCGCGCAGAACGTCGCAAAGGATGTTAGGGCCAGTTCACTTGGCAGAAGCTGCGAATCCAGAAACGCCTCGACTGTGGCCGCGGCCGCGCTTCCTGGCTGTCGACGGGACGGATGCGACGTCAGTATCGGCAGAATCACTCGACGCGCCCGACGGTTGGGGCCGGCTGCGATCAGTGGCTCGCAGTGGCTCGCTCGCTACGCAGCCAGCAGTCGGCATGGCGCCAGCGGGGGGCTTTGGTCGGTCCGAACGGGCACTACGCGATGACCTGAGCTGATCGATCCGCAGGCACATCGCGCTGAGTATTTCGCACGAACCGCCAGGCGCGCACTTGCGTAGCTGGCCAAGATGAACGGGTCACTGCCTCGGTAGTCCTTGCCCAGATCGCGTCCCCATGACCACATCTCAGTCGCTCAGCACGCCCACAGTACTGCGCATCGACGTACCCGCACTCTGGGCATCGGGTCCACAGATACGCCGCATCCATGCCTTGGTCGGTGGGCAGGAGCATCGAACCGTAGTTGCCGAAGTAGAAGCTCCCTCGAACTTCGCAGGGTCAGGAATCCCAGAAACGGCGACCAGCAGGATGTCATCATGGCGCGGGCGACTCTCATCCTCGCCGCATGGGGCCACATCGTCGAGATTCCAACCGCCCTCCGGAGGTCCGTCCGGATAGTCACCGAACTCCAGTTCTTCGAGGTCTTCGAAGGCACAGTAGGCCGCATCATCGTCGTCAGTTTCGGCACGAAGCCAGGTGTCACGGCTCGGCAGATAGAAGGTGGGCGACAGCTCATCGCGCGTCACCCAGTATGGCTTCTCGCCGGCCAGCCGCCAATCGACGTCGAGTAGATCTAGCAACAAGCCCATCGCGCCTGAACGACATTGTGAAACGCGATCTCACGGTATGTAGTAGGTACCACTGGATCTTGCCGTCTGCAGATCCTTTCCACAGGGACACATGGCAGTCCGGCGCGCCGTTTCGTACCGCCCCATGATTCGCCCGATGAACAGGTCGCTCGGTATCGACAGTGGTTGGCTCGGCAATTTTCTAAGCCCGAGACAGGAGTCGACCGGATACATCCACTGGCTGGCGGCGATGAGCGCTTGTTCGGCCAAGGTGACGTAATGAGCCCATCAGGTCCCTTCTCGTCGCGGAGCCATGGATGACGATGGTCGGTCGCGACACGGGATCCGGGCCGCAGGGGCGCGCGACTGCGGTGTCGGTCCCCTCGGCAATAATTGACGCTGACGCTCGGCAGCTATGGACGCTCCAGCGCTGGCGATGGTGGCCGCATAGCCATCAACGAAATGGGGGTATGCGAAGTGAGCTATCGGAACAAGACTTATGTGGCTTTCGCCAGTGAGGACATCCACTGCTACCGGCTGATGGAAGCGTGGCGGGACAACAAGCACATCGACTTCAACTTCTTCGACGCCCACGACCTCTACCAGGCGCGGGACACCAGCCAGCCCGAAACGATCAAGCGCAACCTGCGTGAACGGATGAAGAACGCCAAGCAGATCGTGTTGTTGGGAAGCGCCACCGGCCGGCGCAAGGGAAGTGACGGCAAGTCATTTCTTGCGCATGAAGTGAAGGTGGCGATCGAGTTCGACCTGCCGATCGTGGTTGCGAACCTGGACGGCAAACGAACGGTCGACCGTACAGTGATCCCCGAGCCGCTCATTGACGATGACTACTACACGCTTTCGGTGTCGTTTCAGCCGACAATCATCAAGTTTGCCCTAGACAACTATGCGCCAGCGTTTGCCACCAGGGGCAATACCGGTCCCCACTACTACAAGTCGGACATCTACCAGAGCCTCGGCCTGTGAGCAAAGCGCTGCGGGACGACCTGCTCAATCGGAGATTTATATTCCGCTGCGCAACAACGCTTTTCGCCTGGATTGGCGTTGTTTCTGCCGCCGGCCAAGTCCTGGACTGGGCGTTTCATTTCTCCAAACACGGTTGGTGGTCACCAGTCGTCATCACCATCGCAGGCCTGGGACTGCCGGTGGCGATTTGGTATGCCTGGCCGCGCCCGATCGAGGAAACCTACGACACACCCGCCACGCGCATCCGTGTCGTCAAAGGCGACATCCTGGATTTCGGAACCGAGCACATCGTCATTCCCACCTGCGACACATTCGATACCCTCCCTCCGAACATCATCGCGCCCACCAGCCTGCAGGCTCAAGCTCTCTCGCGCATTTATGACCACGATGTCGCCAGACTTGATGCGGATCTTGATGCCGCGCTGGCAGCTACGGTTCCCGTCGGTACCATCACGAAAGTCGGCAAGACGTCCCGTTACGAGCTGGGTACCGTCGCCACGATCAGCCACCCCAATCGGAAACTGTACTTTCTCGCCATCACCACCATGGATGCCAACAACAACGTGCAAGGGACGCCCGACGGTCTGTGGATAAGCCTGAACCGTCTGTGGGAAGAGATCGGGCGTTCCTCGAATGGTCGAACTGTGTGCATGCCCGTTATCGGCGGCGGTATGTCGCGCATGTCTAGCATCGTTCCCACACAGGATTCGCTGCGCTTCACCGTCTTGTCGTTCATGTTCGCGTCAAGGCGGCAGCGAGTGTGCGAGGAGTTGCGTATCGTTGTTCGGCCAGCAGACTACGAGAAGTTGGATCGGCTTGAGCTGCAAGCCTTCTTGACTTCACTGAAGCCGTCATGAGTGACCAAACAGCAATCGAGGTGCCCGACAGACCCCGGTGCGCGTTCTGCGACTATCTCTCGGGTCGGCGAGCGTTCACGATTGCCGCCCGCACCGATCAGATCGCCGTACTGGTAACCCGAGAACAGCGGGGGTTGCCGCACCTGCTCGTTGTTCCGATTACTCACCGCGAGACGATTCTGGACCTGACTGACGCGGAGCTCACCGCGCTAGCCCTCGGTGTTCGATCCGCGGCCGAGGCG
It encodes the following:
- a CDS encoding HIT family protein, translating into MSDQTAIEVPDRPRCAFCDYLSGRRAFTIAARTDQIAVLVTREQRGLPHLLVVPITHRETILDLTDAELTALALGVRSAAEAIDIAYERPGIAVWQNNGVPAHQTIPHVHFHVAGTLPEGGTDWGQVREEPLGQTDDIARVITPHLRLR